A genomic stretch from Rubripirellula reticaptiva includes:
- a CDS encoding S1 domain-containing protein: MARHDEDDIPPKKKFRIQRRRLGKIIQIQPDGKFGFIDAEDYRDDVFFHKDVWDGRTNRFGRDVFVRPEIGMWVEFELDDTKFEEEKKLRAKVCRPTDRPIGRKLSGRDATFKIITHHPNAKRKRPTWRKND; the protein is encoded by the coding sequence GTGGCACGACACGACGAAGACGACATTCCACCGAAGAAGAAATTCCGCATCCAGCGTCGTCGCTTGGGGAAGATCATTCAAATCCAGCCCGATGGAAAGTTCGGTTTCATCGATGCCGAAGACTATCGCGATGACGTTTTCTTTCACAAAGACGTCTGGGATGGGCGAACCAACCGATTCGGACGCGACGTCTTTGTACGACCCGAAATCGGAATGTGGGTCGAGTTCGAGCTGGACGATACTAAGTTCGAAGAAGAGAAAAAGCTGCGTGCCAAGGTCTGCCGCCCGACTGATCGTCCGATCGGACGTAAATTGTCGGGGCGTGATGCAACGTTCAAGATCATCACTCATCATCCCAACGCAAAACGCAAACGTCCTACGTGGCGCAAAAACGATTAA
- a CDS encoding YqgE/AlgH family protein: MNESFADHSFMGSLLLASSLVQDPIYSGGVCLLVHQDDQQVYGVMLNRPLKPNLGALMAMVNKPKTSRLPEPNGYDSETGDISDVESAMSVGMPAALPDSGMVHFGGPLSGPVVALHQDSQFAEAEPGSGIYLAAQKQHLERLLAQHPSSCRLIVGHLRWDIDQLDTELNAGLWHTAPATAEIVFGTPDEMWPRLIRRATARSLARWVGTPDVIGASELN, translated from the coding sequence ATGAACGAATCGTTTGCCGATCATTCCTTTATGGGAAGTCTGTTACTTGCATCCTCGTTGGTCCAGGATCCGATTTATTCGGGCGGCGTTTGTTTGCTCGTGCATCAAGATGACCAGCAAGTTTATGGAGTGATGCTGAATCGACCACTCAAACCTAATTTGGGCGCGTTGATGGCGATGGTGAATAAGCCCAAGACCTCGCGTTTACCAGAGCCCAATGGGTACGATTCGGAAACTGGCGACATCTCGGACGTCGAGTCGGCGATGTCAGTTGGAATGCCTGCTGCGTTGCCGGATTCGGGAATGGTTCACTTCGGTGGCCCGCTGTCAGGACCCGTCGTCGCGTTGCACCAAGACAGTCAATTTGCCGAGGCAGAACCGGGCAGCGGGATCTATTTGGCAGCTCAAAAACAGCATCTCGAACGCCTGCTTGCCCAGCATCCGTCGAGTTGTCGGTTGATCGTTGGGCATTTGCGGTGGGATATCGACCAATTGGATACCGAATTGAACGCAGGGCTCTGGCATACAGCGCCCGCCACCGCTGAAATCGTGTTTGGGACTCCCGACGAGATGTGGCCGCGCTTGATTCGGCGGGCGACCGCACGATCTCTGGCCCGTTGGGTGGGGACGCCTGACGTGATTGGGGCAAGCGAGCTAAACTAG
- the pdxH gene encoding pyridoxamine 5'-phosphate oxidase: MSIHHMRQTYTKAGISLKDVNSDPMVQFSVWFDQAKAEEAPDWMEINAMTLSTASLDGNVTSRIVLLKAVENGKFAFFTNYDSVKGQQISANPNVSLCFFWPHLERQIRIEGTVTKTSREISQTYFASRPRDSQLGANASDQSSVVESEDWLNNQMDSLRSRYEGDTVPCPSHWGGYDVTPNTIEFWQGRPSRLHDRIVYKRNGDTWKIVRLAP; encoded by the coding sequence ATGTCGATTCACCATATGCGACAGACCTACACCAAGGCCGGAATCAGCTTAAAGGACGTGAATTCGGACCCTATGGTTCAGTTCTCGGTCTGGTTCGATCAAGCCAAAGCCGAAGAGGCCCCCGATTGGATGGAAATCAATGCAATGACGCTCTCGACGGCGTCCTTGGACGGCAACGTGACATCTCGAATCGTGCTTTTGAAGGCAGTCGAAAATGGCAAATTCGCGTTTTTTACGAATTATGACTCTGTCAAAGGCCAACAGATCTCGGCCAATCCGAATGTTTCGCTGTGTTTCTTTTGGCCGCACCTGGAACGGCAAATTCGGATCGAGGGGACTGTCACGAAAACCAGCCGCGAAATTTCGCAAACCTATTTCGCCTCGCGCCCCCGTGACAGCCAGTTAGGCGCCAACGCCAGCGACCAATCGTCCGTGGTCGAAAGTGAGGATTGGCTAAACAACCAAATGGACAGCCTTCGGTCTCGATACGAAGGTGACACCGTTCCATGTCCTTCACATTGGGGCGGATACGATGTCACCCCCAACACCATCGAGTTTTGGCAGGGCCGACCAAGCCGTCTGCATGACCGAATCGTGTACAAGCGAAACGGTGACACTTGGAAGATCGTGCGGCTTGCACCTTAG
- the priA gene encoding replication restart helicase PriA — protein MSGPVSDEYDVPDDRKDDALKADSLQGELFETAPPPWELAVQDDVATARVVFSEAPHGPYDYRIPDEMRESLEAGMRVKVPLGRRKKMTTGWCIECKLGSSASRSLKDIDQIVDHAPLCDPPLVRLVLWMSHYYQAPAGQVFDALIPSSVRSGAGTRERTYYTPNAKLIDDALIEGLPQKQQIALRFLIAAGRPMTSSQLMVEAACTSAPIKALEKKELLRTETRREMATAAPMRWNLGDGEKEKSHSLTDDQSNALDRIVAAVDSEVGKTLLLHGVTGSGKTEVYIRAIEHLVKFGRSAIVLVPEISLTPQTRGRFERRFKSVAVLHSQMTPAERHFQWQRIRSGDVQVVVGPRSAVFAPLPRLGLIILDEEHDGSFKQDSVPRYHARKVAHARAMLLKIPLVLGTATPSMETWHACTTGHAELVSMPSRVGDRPMPDVQLVDLRVRDDRTSGAISRPLHRAVEETLKEKGQVILLLNRRGFATTIQCPSCGHVVACPDCDMPLTHHRDGGKAVCHYCDYTIGTPPWCPACRFDGIRYGGLGTQKLEVEVKARFPDANVARMDSDTMKRPGSHQRVLSAFRSGEVNILLGTQMIAKGLDFPNVLLVGVINADGALHFPDFRASERTFQLVTQVAGRTGRGDRGGRVIVQTFTPEHPAIQAASTHDYEQFATGEMVNRRKFNYPPLGSVGRIIIRGAVEDVTEATAEALLNRLEAARDKLGFEVRLLGPAPPPITKLRGKYRFHILLQSVEASQLGETIRRALETFTIPEKDDVQYVVDIDPMDML, from the coding sequence ATGTCCGGTCCGGTTTCCGACGAATACGACGTACCTGACGATCGCAAAGACGATGCGTTGAAGGCCGATTCGTTGCAGGGTGAACTGTTCGAGACCGCCCCACCGCCTTGGGAATTGGCGGTCCAGGATGATGTGGCGACTGCCCGAGTCGTTTTCAGCGAGGCTCCGCACGGCCCCTACGACTACCGCATTCCCGACGAGATGCGAGAATCTTTGGAAGCCGGCATGCGGGTCAAAGTGCCACTGGGCCGCCGCAAGAAAATGACAACGGGATGGTGCATCGAGTGCAAGCTGGGCTCGTCCGCGTCGCGAAGTTTGAAAGACATCGACCAAATCGTTGACCACGCTCCACTGTGCGATCCGCCGTTGGTGCGGTTGGTGTTGTGGATGAGCCACTACTATCAAGCACCCGCCGGGCAGGTCTTTGACGCTTTGATTCCGTCAAGTGTTCGTAGCGGCGCGGGAACTCGCGAGCGGACGTATTACACGCCCAACGCAAAGCTGATCGATGACGCACTGATCGAAGGTCTGCCACAGAAACAGCAAATCGCGCTGCGGTTTTTGATTGCCGCGGGGCGGCCGATGACGTCGTCGCAATTGATGGTCGAGGCTGCTTGCACGTCGGCGCCGATCAAAGCACTTGAAAAGAAAGAACTGCTACGCACCGAGACTCGTCGAGAAATGGCGACCGCGGCGCCGATGCGTTGGAATCTCGGCGATGGTGAAAAAGAAAAAAGTCATTCGCTAACCGACGATCAGAGCAACGCGCTTGACCGAATCGTTGCGGCGGTCGATTCAGAGGTCGGCAAGACTCTGTTGCTGCATGGTGTGACGGGAAGCGGGAAAACAGAAGTCTACATTCGCGCGATCGAGCATTTGGTCAAGTTTGGACGAAGTGCGATCGTGTTGGTGCCCGAGATCAGTTTGACGCCGCAGACTCGCGGGCGATTCGAACGTCGTTTCAAATCGGTGGCTGTTCTGCATAGTCAGATGACGCCCGCTGAACGCCACTTTCAATGGCAACGTATTCGCAGTGGTGATGTTCAAGTCGTCGTCGGGCCGCGCAGCGCCGTGTTCGCACCGCTGCCTCGGTTGGGTCTGATTATCTTGGACGAAGAACACGATGGATCATTCAAGCAAGATAGCGTTCCCCGCTATCATGCTCGCAAGGTCGCGCACGCTCGAGCAATGTTGTTGAAGATTCCGTTGGTGTTGGGCACGGCGACACCGTCAATGGAAACCTGGCACGCGTGTACGACGGGGCATGCCGAATTGGTTTCGATGCCATCTCGCGTCGGCGATCGGCCCATGCCCGACGTGCAGTTGGTCGACCTGCGAGTTCGCGATGATCGTACGTCGGGCGCGATCAGCCGGCCGCTGCATCGCGCCGTCGAAGAAACTTTGAAGGAAAAGGGCCAAGTCATTCTGCTGCTGAATCGACGCGGCTTTGCGACAACGATTCAGTGTCCATCATGCGGCCACGTCGTTGCTTGCCCTGATTGTGACATGCCTCTGACGCATCACCGGGATGGTGGGAAAGCGGTCTGCCATTATTGCGATTACACGATCGGCACTCCGCCTTGGTGCCCGGCATGTCGGTTCGATGGAATCCGCTATGGTGGGCTTGGTACTCAAAAATTGGAAGTCGAAGTCAAGGCTCGCTTTCCCGACGCCAATGTCGCCCGTATGGACAGCGACACGATGAAACGTCCCGGCAGTCACCAGCGAGTCTTGTCGGCGTTTCGCAGTGGCGAGGTCAACATCTTGTTGGGAACCCAGATGATCGCCAAAGGACTGGACTTTCCCAACGTCTTGTTGGTTGGCGTGATCAATGCCGACGGTGCCCTGCACTTCCCTGATTTTAGAGCTTCCGAACGAACGTTCCAGCTTGTCACGCAGGTGGCTGGCCGTACCGGTCGCGGAGATCGTGGCGGCCGAGTAATCGTGCAAACCTTTACACCGGAGCATCCGGCGATCCAGGCGGCGTCGACGCACGACTATGAACAGTTCGCGACAGGCGAAATGGTCAACCGTCGTAAATTCAATTATCCGCCACTCGGCAGTGTTGGCCGGATCATCATTCGTGGCGCGGTTGAAGATGTGACTGAAGCGACGGCCGAAGCATTGCTGAATCGTTTAGAAGCGGCCCGCGATAAACTTGGATTCGAAGTACGGCTGTTGGGGCCCGCACCACCGCCAATCACCAAGCTGCGTGGCAAGTATCGATTCCACATTTTGCTGCAATCGGTCGAAGCGTCTCAGTTGGGCGAAACCATTCGCCGCGCACTCGAGACGTTCACGATTCCTGAAAAGGATGACGTCCAATACGTTGTCGACATTGATCCGATGGACATGCTGTGA
- the nadD gene encoding nicotinate (nicotinamide) nucleotide adenylyltransferase, which produces MSKRIGIFGGSFDPVHLGHLWIAESARESLSLDEIRWMPAATSPLKPSGPVASNEHRVQMVRLAISGNPHFVVDDREIRRGDVSYTVDTIAEIQAENRLDEFFLIIGSDSLASFNRWHEPARLLGLINLAVVQRGGDPPINFDVLEPFAASKEPAEKTASVPITRSHDHVIVMPVIEISSSDLRHRIADRKSIRYRVPAAVESMIMANQLYQSKDSDKS; this is translated from the coding sequence TTGAGCAAACGAATTGGAATTTTTGGTGGCTCTTTCGATCCCGTGCACCTCGGCCACCTTTGGATCGCAGAATCGGCGCGAGAATCGTTGTCGCTGGATGAGATACGGTGGATGCCGGCGGCAACGTCACCGCTAAAACCAAGCGGTCCGGTCGCAAGCAATGAACACCGCGTTCAGATGGTACGCCTGGCGATTTCTGGCAATCCGCATTTCGTCGTCGATGATCGCGAAATCCGGCGTGGCGACGTCAGTTATACGGTCGACACGATCGCTGAGATCCAAGCAGAAAACCGCTTGGACGAGTTCTTTCTGATCATTGGCAGCGACTCACTGGCCTCGTTCAACCGCTGGCACGAACCAGCCAGACTGCTTGGATTGATCAACTTGGCCGTGGTCCAGCGGGGCGGCGATCCGCCGATCAACTTTGACGTGTTGGAACCATTTGCCGCGTCAAAAGAGCCAGCGGAAAAGACCGCTTCCGTGCCGATCACAAGATCGCATGACCATGTCATCGTGATGCCTGTGATCGAAATTAGCAGTAGCGACCTGCGACATCGCATCGCCGATAGAAAGAGCATTCGCTACCGAGTCCCGGCGGCTGTTGAATCCATGATCATGGCCAATCAGCTATATCAGTCCAAGGATTCGGACAAGAGCTAG
- a CDS encoding NADPH-dependent FMN reductase, protein MILVISSSLHPDSRSRILARASIDRLAEIGESAELFDLAVTSLPACDGASAYGDANVQELSKRIHTADCILIAAPVYNYDVNAAIKNAVELTGKAWTDKVVGLMLAAGGQGSYMSAMGLANSLMLDFRCVIVPRFIYATGESFEGNQLADDSIQNRVNQLVEESVRMSKALA, encoded by the coding sequence ATGATTTTGGTTATCAGTTCTTCGCTACATCCGGATAGTCGCAGCCGAATTCTTGCTCGCGCATCGATCGATCGACTTGCCGAGATTGGTGAATCTGCTGAATTGTTTGATTTGGCGGTGACATCGCTTCCGGCCTGTGATGGAGCATCGGCCTATGGCGATGCCAATGTGCAAGAACTCTCAAAGCGAATTCATACTGCCGATTGCATTTTAATCGCTGCGCCGGTCTACAACTACGACGTCAACGCGGCGATCAAGAACGCGGTCGAGTTGACGGGGAAAGCTTGGACGGACAAAGTCGTTGGCTTGATGCTGGCCGCCGGCGGTCAGGGCAGCTATATGTCGGCCATGGGATTGGCAAACAGTCTAATGCTTGACTTCCGCTGCGTGATTGTGCCACGATTTATCTACGCCACGGGCGAATCATTCGAAGGCAATCAATTGGCGGATGACTCTATTCAGAATCGTGTCAATCAATTGGTTGAAGAGTCGGTTCGAATGTCCAAAGCCTTGGCCTAG
- a CDS encoding transglutaminase-like domain-containing protein, with translation MTRFNFADFRTSAIATHKCRQFFGGYLFVLGTVVLIFGCDIPKRPPLVPADVAHLANESANGQSLSEGGALSVDAQSENYELPMGTFSDDWETWDLYTIDGQPVGYNHLTAEGTDEGEVRYRTDNHLYVNQGKSRTLQRMIQTSFETPDGKLLRFESELHVGPIVTRTSGTVDGSQLKIESVRGTAKTNRSIAWSPRDRGLVAIEQSLRTKPMTRKGETRNLRLLLPGQFQIATARLRCSGTASIPLSDQTLAELTEINYEVQVDGQLASYSTIWTKADGEIVRMFSEGINLNSYRTDESTVKSAIVNQNEVTAIPVTGSIERPSEATRIALRVTATSQAAKEQKTARIEPMPGQLVRALDDGTAQILISQKPESATNGFVAFELTPVPEDSAPNAFVDSNASLVARYATATLGTRELTPRETAIELARAVGTSIADRDRPGGLVKASEVFNQGLGDSTGRAILLAAMLRSRKIPARVAIGLKYANSPPDRMTYHMWTLAYIDDQWIPLDATAEGLAPVDRLMLATSNLSGGNEYNAFIPFLNATSRINIEILKATY, from the coding sequence GTGACTCGATTCAACTTTGCTGACTTTCGAACTTCAGCCATCGCCACCCACAAATGTCGTCAATTCTTCGGCGGTTACCTTTTCGTGTTGGGAACCGTCGTCCTGATATTCGGTTGCGACATTCCCAAGCGGCCGCCGCTAGTTCCTGCAGACGTGGCACACTTGGCGAACGAATCGGCCAATGGCCAGTCGTTGTCTGAAGGCGGAGCACTGTCGGTTGATGCCCAATCGGAAAACTACGAGTTGCCGATGGGAACCTTCAGTGATGACTGGGAAACCTGGGATTTGTATACAATCGATGGGCAACCCGTTGGCTACAACCACCTTACAGCCGAAGGGACTGATGAAGGCGAAGTTCGTTACCGAACGGATAACCACCTTTACGTCAATCAAGGAAAGTCACGAACGCTGCAGCGGATGATCCAAACCAGCTTCGAGACTCCCGACGGCAAATTGCTGCGATTTGAAAGCGAACTTCACGTCGGCCCCATCGTTACTCGCACTTCAGGCACCGTCGACGGTTCGCAGCTAAAGATCGAATCGGTTCGTGGCACTGCTAAAACCAATCGATCAATCGCCTGGTCGCCGCGAGACCGTGGACTTGTCGCCATTGAACAGTCATTACGCACCAAACCAATGACCAGAAAAGGTGAGACTAGGAATTTACGTCTGTTGTTGCCGGGTCAATTTCAAATTGCAACGGCACGGCTACGTTGCAGCGGAACCGCTTCGATACCGCTTTCCGATCAGACTTTGGCAGAATTGACGGAAATCAACTACGAAGTTCAAGTCGATGGCCAACTGGCGTCCTATTCAACGATTTGGACCAAAGCCGATGGTGAAATCGTCCGAATGTTTTCAGAGGGAATTAATTTGAATTCCTACCGAACGGATGAATCGACCGTCAAGTCGGCCATCGTCAACCAAAATGAAGTTACGGCCATCCCAGTGACGGGATCCATTGAACGCCCATCCGAGGCGACGCGAATTGCCCTGAGAGTGACTGCGACCTCGCAAGCCGCGAAAGAACAAAAGACCGCCCGCATCGAACCGATGCCCGGCCAACTGGTTCGCGCCCTCGATGACGGGACTGCGCAAATCTTGATAAGCCAGAAACCCGAATCAGCAACGAATGGTTTCGTCGCATTCGAATTGACGCCGGTGCCCGAGGACTCTGCACCGAACGCATTCGTCGATTCCAATGCATCCTTGGTCGCGCGTTACGCGACGGCGACGTTAGGAACACGTGAATTGACACCGCGAGAAACCGCCATCGAACTGGCTCGAGCCGTTGGCACGTCGATCGCGGATCGCGATAGACCCGGTGGATTGGTCAAGGCAAGTGAAGTGTTCAATCAAGGTCTCGGCGACAGCACAGGACGGGCGATCTTGTTGGCGGCAATGCTGCGATCGCGGAAAATTCCTGCGCGTGTTGCGATCGGTTTGAAGTACGCCAACAGTCCGCCGGATCGAATGACCTACCACATGTGGACTCTGGCCTACATCGACGACCAATGGATTCCCTTGGACGCGACAGCCGAAGGATTGGCACCGGTGGACCGCCTGATGTTGGCGACCTCAAATCTTTCCGGTGGGAACGAATACAACGCGTTCATCCCATTCCTTAATGCGACCAGCCGAATCAATATTGAAATATTGAAAGCTACCTACTAG
- a CDS encoding bis(5'-nucleosyl)-tetraphosphatase produces the protein MKKVPGQTVKAAGILLISGEGTPAHFLLMRHRDRWDLPKGHCEDGETFVETALRETEEETGIPQSAISLDPDFQFDLKYQVTYKNYGDLPFEKHVRYFIGFVRDQPALTLTEHESAQWWAWDPPNAPIQSETIDPLILAAQQHLS, from the coding sequence ATGAAGAAAGTACCAGGTCAGACTGTCAAGGCTGCCGGGATCCTGTTGATTTCCGGCGAAGGGACGCCGGCGCACTTTTTGCTGATGCGTCATCGTGATCGATGGGATTTGCCCAAAGGTCACTGCGAAGACGGTGAAACATTCGTCGAAACTGCGCTGCGTGAGACCGAAGAAGAGACTGGCATTCCGCAATCAGCCATTTCGTTGGATCCCGACTTTCAGTTCGACTTGAAGTACCAGGTCACCTACAAAAATTATGGCGACCTGCCGTTCGAAAAGCATGTTCGGTATTTCATCGGTTTTGTTCGTGATCAGCCAGCGTTAACGTTGACGGAACACGAATCGGCCCAGTGGTGGGCTTGGGATCCACCGAACGCCCCTATCCAATCGGAAACGATCGACCCATTGATCTTGGCGGCTCAACAGCATTTGTCGTGA
- a CDS encoding cob(I)yrinic acid a,c-diamide adenosyltransferase — MKIYTRTGDTGSTGLFGGPRVSKDDDRIESYGTVDELNSAIGMARAAGVGTAIDAQLDQIQHELFSIGAELATPEPDDHEMRIITTSHVERLERWIDEHERNLPELKHFILPAGHPGSVALHLARSICRRAERRVVTLVRHHETQVSEELIVYLNRLSDLLFVLTRTVNHNAGITEVQWIRPT, encoded by the coding sequence ATGAAAATTTACACCCGCACCGGCGATACCGGCAGCACTGGCCTGTTTGGTGGTCCGCGAGTTTCAAAAGATGACGATCGAATCGAATCCTACGGAACGGTTGACGAACTGAATTCGGCGATCGGTATGGCTCGTGCGGCTGGGGTAGGAACCGCGATCGATGCTCAGCTCGATCAAATCCAACACGAACTGTTCTCGATCGGCGCCGAATTAGCGACCCCCGAGCCCGACGATCACGAAATGCGGATCATCACCACGTCACACGTTGAACGGCTAGAACGCTGGATTGACGAGCATGAGAGAAATCTTCCAGAACTGAAACACTTCATCCTGCCGGCTGGCCATCCCGGATCGGTCGCGCTGCACCTAGCCAGATCGATCTGTCGGCGAGCCGAACGGCGAGTCGTGACGCTGGTTCGTCATCACGAGACCCAAGTGTCCGAGGAACTGATTGTATATCTGAACCGACTAAGTGATTTACTGTTTGTTTTGACTCGGACAGTCAATCACAACGCTGGGATCACCGAGGTACAGTGGATTCGGCCAACCTAG
- a CDS encoding P-II family nitrogen regulator — translation MKKVEAIVRHFKLEDVKNALTDQGIHGMTVSEVRGFGRQKGHTEIYRGTEYAIDFVPKVKIEVICADENLQTVIDTILQTAQTGQIGDGKIFVTNLEDSIRIRTGERGEDAL, via the coding sequence GTGAAGAAAGTCGAAGCCATTGTCCGTCACTTCAAGCTTGAAGACGTCAAAAACGCCCTGACGGACCAGGGCATCCATGGCATGACGGTCAGCGAAGTTCGTGGCTTTGGTCGCCAAAAAGGGCACACGGAAATCTATCGCGGCACTGAGTACGCAATCGACTTCGTGCCCAAGGTGAAAATCGAAGTCATCTGCGCCGACGAAAATCTGCAAACCGTCATCGACACGATTCTGCAAACAGCACAGACCGGGCAAATTGGCGACGGAAAAATTTTCGTCACCAATCTCGAGGACTCGATCCGAATTCGCACCGGCGAACGGGGCGAAGACGCGCTCTAG